The Deinococcus sonorensis KR-87 genome includes a window with the following:
- a CDS encoding 3-hydroxyacyl-CoA dehydrogenase/enoyl-CoA hydratase family protein, giving the protein MKIQKAAVIGAGVMGAAIAAQLANAGVPVLLLDIVLDGNPDRNAAAKNGVQRALKARPAAFMDPKLASLISVGNLEDDLSKLKDADWIIEAIIEKLDAKRDLWQRVEQVAKKTAIISSNSSGIPMHLQVEGRSDDFQRRFVGAHFFNPPRYLHLLEVIPTAHTDPEVVKAFSEFGDHRLGKGIVVANDVPGFVANRIGVYGMVRAMTHMQQAGLTPDEVDQLTGPVLGRPKSATFRTADLSGLDIIYHVANDIGAVTPPDEDFSLTDTFRTLVEQKKWLGDKTGSGFYKKTKGEGGKTRILSLNLDTLEYEDRGKVKVDAVEAVKNQPLAARVKALYTAQGKEGDFLRGVMNDGFWYASKMAGVVSDRLQDIDNALKWGFGWEQGPFETMDTLGVQTVIANLEAEGRTLPPLLQAMKDSGREAFYQGAETVTPAGQPTAYQAPYFILTDLKKDATRVIKKKPGASLLDLGDGVLLVEWHAKMNALGEDQLRMIQEGHKAVQSMGYAGLVVGNQGENFSAGANLPLVLSQAQDEEWDELDAAIKEFQKTTTSLRFSPHPTVVAPFGLTLGGGAEFTLHADHVVASAETYMGLVEVGVGLIPGGGGTKEMLLRFTDQLQAGQPLLPAVQRAFELIGTAKVSTSAAEARSLGFLRDHDTIAMNRSRILEEAKRQVLALAPDYVQPTPRQDIPVMGDAAIAAIKSALYGMHQGGYITDYDLVVSEQLARVLSGGVGNNRTAKVSEQHLLDLEREAFLTLLGKKGTQQRIGHMLKTGKPLRN; this is encoded by the coding sequence ATGAAGATTCAGAAAGCTGCCGTCATCGGCGCGGGCGTGATGGGTGCCGCCATCGCCGCGCAACTTGCCAACGCGGGCGTGCCCGTGCTGTTGCTTGACATCGTGCTGGACGGCAACCCCGACCGCAACGCCGCCGCCAAGAATGGCGTGCAGCGCGCCCTCAAGGCCCGCCCCGCCGCGTTCATGGACCCCAAGCTCGCGTCCCTGATCAGCGTGGGCAACCTGGAAGACGATCTGAGCAAGCTCAAGGACGCCGACTGGATCATCGAGGCGATCATCGAGAAGCTGGACGCCAAGCGCGACCTGTGGCAGCGGGTGGAGCAGGTGGCCAAGAAGACCGCCATCATCAGCAGCAACTCCTCGGGCATCCCGATGCACCTGCAGGTGGAGGGCCGCAGCGACGACTTCCAGCGGCGCTTCGTGGGCGCGCACTTCTTCAACCCGCCGCGCTACCTGCACCTGCTGGAGGTGATTCCGACCGCCCACACCGACCCCGAGGTGGTGAAGGCCTTCAGCGAGTTCGGGGATCACCGGCTGGGCAAGGGCATCGTGGTGGCCAACGACGTGCCGGGCTTCGTGGCGAACCGCATCGGCGTGTACGGCATGGTGCGCGCCATGACCCACATGCAGCAGGCCGGCCTGACCCCCGATGAGGTGGATCAGCTGACCGGGCCGGTGCTGGGCCGCCCCAAGAGCGCCACCTTCCGCACCGCCGACCTGTCGGGCCTGGACATCATCTACCACGTCGCCAACGACATCGGGGCCGTGACGCCGCCCGACGAGGACTTCAGCCTCACCGACACGTTCCGCACGCTGGTGGAGCAGAAAAAGTGGCTGGGCGACAAGACCGGCAGCGGCTTCTACAAGAAGACCAAGGGCGAAGGCGGCAAGACCAGGATCCTGAGCCTCAACCTCGATACCCTGGAGTACGAGGACCGGGGCAAGGTGAAGGTGGACGCCGTGGAGGCGGTCAAGAACCAGCCGCTGGCCGCCCGGGTGAAGGCGCTGTACACCGCGCAGGGCAAGGAAGGCGACTTCCTGCGCGGCGTCATGAACGACGGCTTCTGGTACGCTAGCAAGATGGCCGGTGTGGTCAGCGACCGCCTGCAGGACATCGACAACGCCCTGAAGTGGGGCTTCGGCTGGGAGCAGGGGCCCTTCGAGACGATGGACACGCTGGGCGTGCAGACGGTCATCGCCAACCTGGAGGCCGAGGGCCGCACCCTGCCGCCCCTGCTGCAGGCCATGAAGGACAGCGGCCGTGAGGCGTTCTACCAGGGTGCCGAGACGGTCACGCCCGCCGGCCAGCCCACCGCCTACCAGGCGCCGTACTTCATCCTCACCGACCTCAAGAAAGACGCCACCCGCGTTATCAAGAAGAAGCCGGGCGCCAGCCTGCTGGACCTGGGCGACGGGGTGCTGCTGGTGGAGTGGCACGCCAAGATGAACGCGCTGGGCGAGGACCAGCTGCGGATGATCCAGGAAGGCCACAAGGCCGTGCAGAGCATGGGCTACGCCGGTCTGGTGGTGGGCAACCAGGGCGAGAACTTCAGCGCCGGGGCCAACCTGCCGCTGGTGCTCTCGCAGGCGCAGGACGAGGAGTGGGACGAGCTGGACGCCGCCATCAAGGAGTTCCAGAAGACCACCACCAGCCTGCGCTTCAGCCCACACCCCACCGTGGTCGCGCCCTTCGGGCTGACGCTGGGCGGCGGCGCCGAGTTTACGCTGCACGCCGACCACGTGGTGGCCAGTGCCGAGACGTACATGGGGCTGGTGGAGGTGGGCGTGGGCCTGATTCCCGGCGGCGGCGGCACCAAGGAAATGCTGCTGCGCTTCACCGACCAGCTGCAGGCGGGACAGCCACTGCTGCCGGCCGTACAGCGCGCCTTTGAGCTGATCGGGACCGCCAAGGTCAGCACCAGCGCCGCCGAGGCCCGCTCGCTCGGCTTCCTGCGTGACCATGACACCATCGCCATGAACCGCAGCCGCATTCTGGAGGAGGCCAAGCGGCAGGTGCTGGCCCTGGCCCCCGACTACGTGCAGCCGACTCCCCGCCAGGACATCCCGGTGATGGGTGACGCGGCCATCGCGGCCATCAAGAGCGCCCTGTACGGCATGCACCAGGGCGGCTACATCACCGACTACGACCTGGTGGTCAGCGAGCAGCTGGCGCGGGTGCTGTCGGGCGGGGTGGGCAACAACCGCACCGCGAAGGTCAGTGAGCAGCACCTGCTGGACCTGGAGCGCGAGGCCTTCCTGACGCTGCTCGGCAAGAAGGGCACCCAGCAGCGCATCGGGCACATGCTCAAGACCGGCAAGCCGCTGCGGAACTGA
- a CDS encoding acyl-CoA dehydrogenase family protein, whose translation MLDYFQAAGLLGPDELLVQQSVRAFVDGELMPHIADWWDEGQLPVREVMRQLGTQGLLGPTVAEEYGGSGASYSAYGAMMYELERCDSGLRSAASVQGSLVMHPINVYGSEEQKRTYLPGLASGELIGCFGLTEPDGGSDPGAMLTRARRDGGDWVLNGNKMWITNSPAADVAVVWAKDEEGVVRGFLVPRDAPGFSTPAIKRKMSLRASLTGEIVLEDCRIPADHLLPGSGGLKSPLGCLTSARYGIAWGAMGALEAVYTAALEYTTGRSTFGKPIAARQLVQDKLVRMITDHTTGLLLAVQLGRLKDGGHMNFGQVSLAKRNNVRVALQGARLARELHGGNGITTEYPVIRHMLNLETVDTYEGTHDIHTLIVGRDITGLNALE comes from the coding sequence ATGCTCGATTATTTCCAGGCGGCGGGCCTGCTCGGCCCCGACGAACTGCTGGTGCAGCAGAGTGTACGTGCCTTCGTGGACGGCGAACTGATGCCGCACATTGCGGACTGGTGGGATGAGGGGCAGTTGCCGGTGCGCGAGGTGATGCGTCAGCTGGGCACCCAGGGCCTGCTGGGCCCGACCGTGGCCGAGGAGTACGGCGGCTCGGGGGCCAGCTACAGCGCCTACGGGGCCATGATGTATGAGTTGGAGCGCTGTGACAGCGGGCTGCGAAGTGCCGCCAGCGTGCAGGGGTCGCTGGTGATGCACCCGATCAACGTGTACGGCAGCGAGGAGCAGAAGCGCACCTACCTGCCGGGACTGGCCAGCGGCGAGCTGATCGGGTGCTTCGGGCTGACCGAGCCGGACGGCGGCTCCGACCCTGGCGCCATGCTCACCCGCGCGCGGCGCGACGGTGGCGACTGGGTGCTGAACGGCAACAAGATGTGGATCACCAACAGCCCCGCCGCCGACGTGGCCGTGGTGTGGGCCAAGGACGAGGAGGGTGTGGTGCGCGGCTTTCTCGTCCCGAGGGACGCGCCCGGCTTCAGCACCCCGGCCATCAAGCGCAAGATGAGCCTGCGCGCCTCACTCACCGGCGAGATCGTGCTGGAGGACTGCCGCATTCCGGCCGACCACCTGCTGCCCGGGTCCGGCGGCCTGAAGAGCCCGCTCGGCTGCCTCACCAGCGCCCGCTACGGCATCGCCTGGGGCGCGATGGGGGCGCTGGAGGCGGTGTACACGGCGGCCCTGGAGTACACCACCGGGCGCAGCACCTTCGGGAAGCCGATTGCGGCGCGGCAGCTGGTGCAGGACAAGCTGGTCCGTATGATCACCGACCACACCACCGGTCTGCTGCTGGCCGTTCAGCTGGGCCGCCTCAAGGATGGTGGCCACATGAACTTCGGGCAGGTGAGCCTCGCCAAGCGCAACAACGTACGGGTGGCGCTGCAAGGGGCACGGCTGGCTCGTGAGCTGCACGGCGGCAACGGCATCACCACCGAGTACCCGGTGATCCGGCACATGCTCAACCTGGAAACCGTGGACACCTACGAGGGCACCCACGACATCCACACCCTGATCGTGGGCCGCGACATCACCGGCCTGAACGCGCTGGAATAG